A window of the Pristiophorus japonicus isolate sPriJap1 chromosome 13, sPriJap1.hap1, whole genome shotgun sequence genome harbors these coding sequences:
- the LOC139278183 gene encoding eukaryotic translation initiation factor 3 subunit A-like has protein sequence MPTFSDRERERETREGAEEERETREGAEEERETREGAEEERETREGAEEERETREGAEEERETREGAEEERETREGAEEERETREGAEEERETREGAEEERETREGAEEERETREGAEEERETREGAEEERETREGAEEERETREGAEEERETREGAEEERETREGAEEERETREGAEEERETREGAEEERETREGAEEERETREGAEEERETREGAEEERETREGAEEERETREGAEEERETREGAEEERETREGAEEERETREGAEEERETREGAEEERETREGAEEERETREGAEEERETREGAEEERETREGAEEERETREGAEEERETREGAEEERETREGAEEERETREGAEEERETREGAEEERETREGAEEERETREGAEEERETREGAEEERETREGAEEERETREGAEEERETREGAEEERETREGAEEERETREGAEEERETREGAEEERETREGAEEERETREGAEEERETREGAEEERETREGARTS, from the coding sequence atgcccactttcagtgacagagagagggagagggaaacgcGAGAGGGGGCGGAAGAGGAGAGGGAAACGCGAGAGGGGGCGGAAGAGGAGAGGGAAACGCGAGAGGGGGCGGAAGAGGAGAGGGAAACGCGAGAGGGGGCGGAAGAGGAGAGGGAAACGCGAGAGGGGGCGGAAGAGGAGAGGGAAACGCGAGAGGGGGCGGAAGAGGAGAGGGAAACGCGAGAGGGGGCGGAAGAGGAGAGGGAAACGCGAGAGGGGGCGGAAGAGGAGAGGGAAACGCGAGAGGGGGCGGAAGAGGAGAGGGAAACGCGAGAGGGGGCGGAAGAGGAGAGGGAAACGCGAGAGGGGGCGGAAGAGGAGAGGGAAACGCGAGAGGGGGCGGAAGAGGAGAGGGAAACGCGAGAGGGGGCGGAAGAGGAGAGGGAAACGCGAGAGGGGGCGGAAGAGGAGAGGGAAACGCGAGAGGGGGCGGAAGAGGAGAGGGAAACGCGAGAGGGGGCGGAAGAGGAGAGGGAAACGCGAGAGGGGGCGGAAGAGGAGAGGGAAACGCGAGAGGGGGCGGAAGAGGAGAGGGAAACGCGAGAGGGGGCGGAAGAGGAGAGGGAAACGCGAGAGGGGGCGGAAGAGGAGAGGGAAACGCGAGAGGGGGCGGAAGAGGAGAGGGAAACGCGAGAGGGGGCGGAAGAGGAGAGGGAAACGCGAGAGGGGGCGGAAGAGGAGAGGGAAACGCGAGAGGGGGCGGAAGAGGAGAGGGAAACGCGAGAGGGGGCGGAAGAGGAGAGGGAAACGCGAGAGGGGGCGGAAGAGGAGAGGGAAACGCGAGAGGGGGCGGAAGAGGAGAGGGAAACGCGAGAGGGGGCGGAAGAGGAGAGGGAAACGCGAGAGGGGGCGGAAGAGGAGAGGGAAACGCGAGAGGGGGCGGAAGAGGAGAGGGAAACGCGAGAGGGGGCGGAAGAGGAGAGGGAAACGCGAGAGGGGGCGGAAGAGGAGAGGGAAACGCGAGAGGGGGCGGAAGAGGAGAGGGAAACGCGAGAGGGGGCGGAAGAGGAGAGGGAAACGCGAGAGGGGGCGGAAGAGGAGAGGGAAACGCGAGAGGGGGCGGAAGAGGAGAGGGAAACGCGAGAGGGGGCGGAAGAGGAGAGGGAAACGCGAGAGGGGGCGGAAGAGGAGAGGGAAACGCGAGAGGGGGCGGAAGAGGAGAGGGAAACGCGAGAGGGGGCGGAAGAGGAGAGGGAAACGCGAGAGGGGGCGGAAGAGGAGAGGGAAACGCGAGAGGGGGCGGAAGAGGAGAGGGAAACGCGAGAGGGGGCGGAAGAGGAGAGGGAAACGCGAGAGGGGGCGGAAGAGGAGAGGGAAACGCGAGAGGGGGCGGAAGAGGAGAGGGAAACGCGAGAGGGGGCGGAAGAGGAGAGGGAAACGCGAGAGGGGGCGGAAGAGGAGAGGGAAACGCGAGAGGGGGCGGAAGAGGAGAGGGAAACGCGAGAGGGGGCGAGAACGAGCTAA